Proteins encoded by one window of Phoenix dactylifera cultivar Barhee BC4 unplaced genomic scaffold, palm_55x_up_171113_PBpolish2nd_filt_p 000121F, whole genome shotgun sequence:
- the LOC103722241 gene encoding allene oxide cyclase, chloroplastic-like, which yields MLNSCGPFRPPPRPPLRSATSRPASFFLVFPLLSILLFPQFHTPYSSSIRLLLHECSDHTQSSTRPFLSLLPSTQEAALLPSFMASLRAPTFSLNLPSSGKTLSPLPQTRSLKSLKFPIPNPTKPPKVAAFPLRHTVSASFFSNNKQTSSDSRPTKVQEMCVYEINERDRNSPAYLRLSQKEVNSLGDLVPFSNKVYHGNLEKRLGITAGITILIQHVPERNGDRYEAIYSFYFGDYGHISVQGAYLTYEDTYLAVTGGSGIFTGVYGKVKLQQIVFPFKLFYSFYLQGIPDLPKELLGKPVPPSPTVEPTPAAKAAEPHAAVKNYTN from the exons ATGTTGAACTCGTGCGGCCCCTTCCGCCCACCTCCACGCCCTCCGCTCCGCAGTGCCACAAGTAGACCTGCCTCTTTCTTCCTAGTCTTTCCTCTCCTTTCCATCCTCCTGTTTCCACAATTCCACACCCCTTATTCCAGCTCTATTCGACTTTTGCTTCACGAGTGCTCCGACCACACCCAGTCTTCTACAagacccttcctctctcttttgccTTCCACCCAGGAAGCAGCTCTCCTCCCATCCTTCATGGCCTCCCTCAGAGCACCCACTTTCTCCCTCAACCTCCCAAGCTCGGGCAAAACCCTCTCTCCTCTCCCACAAACCCGATCTCTAAAATCTCTCAAATTCCCTATCCCAAACCCCACAAAACCCCCAAAAGTAGCCGCTTTTCCCCTCCGGCATACCGTCTCCGCCTCCTTCTTTTCCAACAACAAGCAGACATCCTCCGATTCCCGACCAA CTAAGGTTCAGGAGATGTGCGTGTACGAAATCAACGAGAGGGACCGCAACAGCCCAGCCTACCTCCGCCTGAGCCAGAAGGAAGTCAATTCCCTCGGCGATCTCGTCCCCTTTAGCAACAAG GTCTACCACGGCAATTTGGAGAAGAGGCTGGGGATAACGGCGGGGATCACCATCCTTATCCAGCACGTCCCGGAACGCAACGGAGACCGATACGAGGCGATATATAGCTTCTATTTCGGGGACTACGGGCACATATCGGTCCAGGGGGCGTACTTGACCTACGAGGACACGTACTTGGCCGTCACCGGCGGGTCGGGGATATTCACCGGGGTTTACGGCAAGGTTAAGCTGCAGCAGATTGTATTCCCCTTTAAGTTATTCTATTCCTTTTATCTCCAGGGGATACCGGATCTCCCCAAAGAACTTCTGGGGAAGCCCGTGCCGCCGTCGCCGACCGTCGAGCCGACCCCGGCCGCCAAGGCCGCCGAGCCCCACGCGGCGGTAAAGAATTATACCAACTAG
- the LOC103722243 gene encoding pentatricopeptide repeat-containing protein At5g27110-like — translation MSSRTWASIQLVPPAPGLLPRIKFYSNPNPPWISWQDLKEALARCLSNHCHYSDHLRRLHARIIYSGLGHNLYLSSLLITKYFSFGDVHAARLVFNSHKERPTKTLLWNSLIRGYLRGGWPRLALDVYREMVTPSCTKCEPDGQTFHLVITACARLSEFELGYRVGGLARAKGLEADLLVGTALVGVYSKAGDLETARKLFDKMAVRDVVSWNAMISGYSQAGFLFEAMSLFKDMRFVHGIPPTEATFVSLISCCASSGSVNNGEAVCSHVTKIGFEDNQSVRNSLMEMYIQCDSLDVAADLFQRMVSKDSISWSTMVGGYVQHEQPSEALNIFQSMVLNTDIQPTRSILINVLHACAELGDWKQGRWIEEKYVASGSSEFETDSLVITELIYMYTKCGKMEIALNYLDRSVQVRGDVIAWNAVIKACSELGEVDRAFELALEMQRRGINPDTATLLVLLSVISLIPSLIKGIEIHAHVIKRGFEMERSIENSLIDMYGKCGIIGDSREVFNGIIRKDVVSWSSIIKAYAWNGNVEEALNLFEKMREDEIKPNHFTFLAILSACSHAGLVEKGWEMFKCMKEKYFLEPDVEHLTCMVDMFCRAAHLHDAYHLLQDWMPKVCTSAVLWSTLLSSCRLYGDAAIGEAAAMHLFYLEPKNAANYLMLAVIYISAGRREDANGVLRMLRAKGLGSRPGCSWVEGG, via the coding sequence ATGAGCTCCAGAACATGGGCTTCAATCCAGCTTGTTCCACCAGCTCCTGGGCTCCTGCCAAGGATTAAGTTTTATTCCAATCCAAACCCACCCTGGATAAGTTGGCAGGACCTCAAAGAAGCTCTTGCTCGCTGTCTCTCCAACCACTGCCACTATTCCGATCACCTCCGGCGTCTCCACGCCCGAATAATTTATTCCGGCCTTGGTCATAATCTTTATCTGTCCAGTCTTTTGATCACCAAATACTTCTCTTTCGGTGACGTCCATGCTGCTCGTCTAGTCTTCAATTCCCACAAGGAGAGGCCTACCAAAACTCTTCTCTGGAACTCTCTCATCAGAGGCTACTTGAGAGGCGGATGGCCTCGGCTGGCATTGGACGTGTACCGCGAAATGGTGACGCCGTCGTGTACGAAATGCGAGCCGGACGGGCAAACGTTTCACCTCGTTATCACGGCGTGCGCCCGTCTCTCGGAGTTCGAGTTGGGTTACCGAGTTGGTGGCCTCGCTCGAGCTAAAGGGCTCGAGGCTGATCTCCTTGTTGGGACGGCGCTCGTTGGTGTGTACTCTAAAGCTGGTGACCTTGAAACTGCGCGCAAGTTGTTTGATAAAATGGCTGTTAGAGATGTGGTCTCCTGGAATGCCATGATCTCGGGGTATTCACAGGCTGGATTTCTATTTGAGGCTATGAGTTTGTTCAAAGACATGAGGTTCGTCCACGGGATTCCACCAACGGAGGCTACTTTTGTGAGTTTGATATCTTGTTGCGCGAGTTCTGGTTCTGTTAATAATGGAGAGGCTGTCTGTTCTCATGTCACTAAGATAGGCTTCGAGGACAATCAATCTGTTAGGAATTCTCTGATGGAAATGTATATCCAGTGTGACAGCTTGGATGTGGCAGCTGATTTGTTTCAAAGAATGGTATCGAAGGATTCCATCTCGTGGAGTACGATGGTTGGTGGATACGTTCAGCATGAGCAGCCCTCTGAGGCCCTCAATATATTCCAGTCAATGGTGTTAAATACTGACATTCAGCCCACCAGGTCTATCTTGATTAATGTGCTGCATGCTTGTGCTGAGTTGGGTGATTGGAAACAAGGCAGATGGATTGAAGAGAAGTACGTAGCCAGTGGTAGTAGTGAATTTGAAACAGATTCATTAGTCATCACTGAACTCATTTACATGTATACAAAGTGTGGAAAGATGGAGATTGCGCTGAACTATTTGGATAGATCTGTGCAAGTAAGAGGGGATGTGATTGCATGGAATGCTGTAATCAAAGCCTGTTCAGAGCTTGGAGAGGTAGATAGAGCATTTGAGCTCGCACTCGAAATGCAAAGGAGAGGCATTAATCCAGACACAGCTACCTTGTTGGTGTTGCTTTCTGTAATCTCTCTAATTCCATCCTTAATTAAAGGAATAGAAATACATGCGCATGTTATTAAAAGAGGTTTTGAGATGGAGAGATCCATAGAAAATTCCCTCATTGACATGTATGGAAAATGTGGAATCATTGGGGATTCCAGGGAGGTCTTTAATGGAATTATAAGAAAGGATGTGGTTTCATGGAGTTCGATTATAAAAGCATATGCATGGAATGGAAATGTAGAGGAGGCTCTCAATCTTTTTGAGAAGATGAGAGAAGATGAAATAAAACCCAACCATTTCACATTTCTTGCCATATTGTCCGCCTGTAGCCATGCAGGTCTTGTGGAGAAAGGGTGGGAAATGTTCAAATGCATGAAAGAGAAGTATTTCTTGGAGCCAGATGTTGAACATCTCACGTGCATGGTTGATATGTTTTGTCGAGCTGCCCATTTGCATGATGCATACCATTTGCTACAGGATTGGATGCCTAAGGTTTGCACAAGTGCTGTTTTATGGAGCACTTTGCTTAGTTCTTGCAGACTGTATGGTGATGCGGCAATTGGAGAAGCAGCAGCTATGCATCTGTTCTACTTGGAGCCCAAAAATGCAGCCAATTACTTGATGCTCGCTGTTATTTATATTTCAGCAGGGAGGAGAGAGGATGCCAATGGTGTTTTGAGAATGTTGAGAGCAAAAGGATTGGGAAGCAGACCAGGTTGCAGTTGGGTTGAGGGGGGCTAG